The genomic interval TCGATGTCGGATGTCCGACAATAGAATATAAGGTAGAATCATGATAGTTGTATCCATTGCAAACCAGAAAGGCGGAGAAGGAAAAACGACCACTTCTCTCAATTTGTCCATGGGGCTCGCGAGAAGAGGAAAAAAAACCTTGCTCGTCGACATTGACCCACAGGCGAACTCGACTGGCATTTTTATCAACCCGGAAACTCTGGATAAATCCATGCACGGAGTTTTTAACTCCAGAATGAGTATCAAAGAAATCATGGTAGATACCAAACTCCCGAACCTTTTTTTAGCTCCCTCAAAGACAAACCTCGCGGAGGTAGAAACCCTATCCGGGAGTTCCGTGGACGCGCCCTATATTTTGAGAGACGCTCTCCAAGGACTGGAAGGATTCGATTTTTGTATCATCGATTGCCCGCCCAGTCTTTCGATCTTTACGATCAACGCTTTGGTC from Leptospira stimsonii carries:
- a CDS encoding ParA family protein, whose translation is MIVVSIANQKGGEGKTTTSLNLSMGLARRGKKTLLVDIDPQANSTGIFINPETLDKSMHGVFNSRMSIKEIMVDTKLPNLFLAPSKTNLAEVETLSGSSVDAPYILRDALQGLEGFDFCIIDCPPSLSIFTINALVGSNYVIIPLQAEKFSVDGIVGLQQTITSIKKRINPNLEILGALITQLKPQTLLTKTIVPVLTKYFRIFETSISDGVAVGESHLAKKSVFEYNKSSKQAQEYEGFIEEFLNELKK